The Pongo pygmaeus isolate AG05252 chromosome 7, NHGRI_mPonPyg2-v2.0_pri, whole genome shotgun sequence DNA segment tgttgcccaggctggagtgcagtggcataatcttggctcactgcaacctccgcctcccaggttcaacaattctcctgcctcagcctcccaagtagctgggattacaagcgtgtgccaccacgcccagctaatttttgtatttttagtagagactgggtttcaccatgttgaccaggctgatcttgaactcctgacctcgggtgacctgcctgcctcggcctcccaaagtgctaggattacaagcatgagccaccacacctggcctgtttttttgttttgttttgttttgttttgttttgagacagggtcttgctctgtcgcccaggctggagcgcagtggcgcgatctcagctcgctggagcgcagtggtgcgatctcagctcactgcagcctctgcctcccaagttcaagcgattcttctacctcagtccagagtagctgggattacaggtgtgtaacaccacgcctggctaatttttgtatttttgttagagacagggtttcaccatgctggccaggctagtgaAAGCAAGATCTTCAAGAAGTATTTGTActcccatgttcatagcagcattattcacaataaccgagaagtggaagcaacccaggtgtccatcagTTAGAGGAAAGGATAAGCAAAATGCGTACACACTctcaatgggatattattcagccttcagCAGGAAGGAAATCCTATCACATGCTACAGTGTGGAGggaccttgaggacattatgctaagtgaaataagccggtCATGAAAAAGCAAATCCTGTATGATTTCACCATATAagatacctagagtagtcaaattcagagagacagaaagtagaacccTGCTTGCCAGGGCctagagggaggggggagggggagttgAAGAGTTTCAGTTTCGCATGACGAAAACGTTTTGGAGATGATTGGCGGTGATGGTAGCACAACACTGAGAATTTACTTCACACTACTGAACTGTCTccttaaaatgtttaagatggtcaatgttatgtgtatttcaccacaatttttaaaaagtcaccagGGGCTGATGACCTTTAAAGAGGCTCTCCAGATGGTTGCTGGCCCCCGGGCTCTTCTTTGAGACTATTGAATCTTTAACTCTTAGGTTTCACGCTATGataaacaaaccaacaacaacaaaaaaagtgtggctcatgtctgtaaccccagcacttcgggaggctgaggccggtggatcacttgaggtcaggagttcaagaccagcttggccaacatggtgaaaccccgtctctaccaaaaaatacaaaaattagccgggcatgatagcacatgcctgttgtcccagctactggggaggctgaggcgggaggattgctagaacccaggaggccgagattgcagtgagccaagatcatgccactgcattccagcctgggtgacagagcgagactcccatctcaaaacaaacaaacaaaaagcaaagttgGGGGGAAACAAGAAGGCGAGGACTCTTGCCGAGTCTCAAAGAttaagaaacaacagaaaaaagtgGTCCCATCTGGAGCCAGGATGTCCAGCGACTTGTCCACTGAGTCCCCACCCCGCTGCCTGGACCCTGGGGTCTCTGGGCTTCCCTCCCCTCTGGGGAGGAGAGACTGTACAACCCCAAGCCTTGCAGAGTGGAGCAATGCCACATCTGGCCTCTAGAACCAAAGCAAATCTgggtcacttttttaaaaaaaaagagttagaaaTTGGTCTTCCCTTACCTCCCCTCACTGtcaccccagccctgcaaagagagggcaccactgctctccatttGTAATCTGGGCTCATAGGCACTCAGACCTAGAAGGTGCATGGGTctttattttccagatgaggagatGGAGGCCCAAAACAGGGGGTGCAAGGAGCAAGGTGCATAGGGTCACACAGCTGACTGGGAACGGAGCCCAAATGCACCCTGGTTCTTTACACCCCTCCTCCTAAGAAACAGCTGTACGCTGAAGTCCCACAGGCAATGAGCAGGGCTGTGAGCTTCAATATCACTGCCTCTCCTGCAAGGGGACAGGAGAGTAAGACCAGTGACTGCCTGGAGGGGCCACAGCCAGACCAGAGGAACACAGCCAGCAGGTGAAGTTTATCTTTAGGTATCTCTCTGCATTCCTCTGCCCTTCAGCATCTCAGGTCGTCCTCAGCACAGAGCCCCGTTTCAGGAACTCACACTCAGACTCCGAGATGGAAATTGGTACCTTTCCAGGTGTTTACAGAGTCCAGTGCTGAGCATCAAGAAATGAATCtcaatatgtacaactattatggatccataaaaattaaaaatcaaaaaagtaaaataaagtgtaAGACATGAATCTTAGCTGTTGGAATGCTACTCATCATAGCCCCTAAGTGAAGGAGAGATTTCAAGGTTATTGCTAAGGAAGGGAATTCCTGAAGTCCTTAAATCATGATTCCCAAACTTGGGTTATTCATATTTTATCTGCACAATTATtaccaccttgcattccacttgtacagatatttaatatttctttatatcaccttagcttttgaatttaatttacattattttattatagaatttataatatattattatattattgtatattaAAAGGAAATGCCATCACTACTATATATGGAACACTGGATTCACTTGCCATAAATAGAAGGTAGctataaaaagatataaaggggccaggcgcggtggctcacacctgtaatcccagcactttgggaggccgaggcgggcagatcacgaggtcaagagtttgagaccagcctggccaacatggtgaaatcccgtctctactaaagatacaaaaaattagctgggcatggtggcacgcacctataatcccagctacttgggagggtggggTAGAATTCCAAGGTCAGTGACACACTGGCAGGACACACTGGGGGCCTCACAAAGGAGGGGCTCAGCAGGAGAGCCCACCCTTCACTCCTGCCTCTGGCTCTTCTCCGCAGAGCCCaggcatttctctttttttttttaaactgtctttttgagatagggtctcactgcagcctggacctcctgggctcaagcaatcctcccgtctcagcttcctgagtagctgggactacagacacgtacccatcatgcccggctcattttaacatttttgtagagatgaggtctctctaagttgtccaggctggtctcaagctcctgggctcaagcagtcctcccacgttggcctcccaaagtgctgggattacaggtgtgagctaccacacctggcaaaaGTTCTTATTTTTACCACTCTGGTTGAATCACAAGTATTTTCTGTTTGGTCATTTGTAAAATGCAGCTATTCTGGGTATCCCACAGGAGTGCTGTAAGGACAGGACTGAATAATGACTAGAAATGCATTTTTTCCACCGTGGTATGTGATTGTCATGGGTAATTAACACCGAGCCCTGGTGGGTGAGATTGCTGAGGGGCTACAGGGACAGAGCACAGTGTGCACAGAGCTCTGGGAAGACACAGGTGCAGTCGGTGGCCTGCAGACCCCTTCCATCGGATCATTCCATGTGAAGGGGAGTTGGGGCCGTTTGGAGGTAGCAGAGTTCTGGGTGGCAGCCAGGCCCACAAATAAGCCTCActactccagcttttttttttttttttttaatgaaaaggagtctcactctgttacccaggctggtgtacagtggtgcaatcggttcactgcaacctccgcctcccagcttcaagtgattctcctgccccagcctcctgagtagctgggattacaggctcccgccaccatgctggctaatttttgtatttttagtagagaccaggtttcaccatgttggccaggctggtctcgaactcctgacctcaggtgatccacctatgttggtctcccaaagtgctgggattatgggcatgagccaccgcacccagcctcctctgGGTTTTTCAGGAGAATCTGCTGCCTCTACTGCAGCCACGcctttaaaaagtggaaaaaccAGCAGGCAAGAGGTTGCAGGTGGCTTGACCAACCTCCCTGTGCCCTTCTAGGTACCAGGATCATCTATGACCGGAAATTCCTGATGGAGTGTCGGAACTCACCTGTGACCAAAACACCCCCGAGGGATCTGCCCACCATTCCCGGGGTCACCAGCCCTTCCAGTGATGAGCCCCCCATGGAAGCCAGCCAGAGCCACCTGCGCAATAGCCCAGAAGATAAGCGGGCGGGCGGTGAGTGTCGGGGCTTGGCCAGGCTCTACCTTGGGAAAGGGAATATATGAGGCTCCTGGAGTCCATCCACTGGGGGCAATTCCAGGGAGGAGGAACAACAGGGACTCTGCCCTACCTTCTAAGGAGCAGCTCAGAGCCCAGAGGGTGAGAGTAGGGGTGGGGAGGTTGAACTCTTCATTGGTAGCAACTTTTCCCCTGAAAGGGGCCCAGGCACCTCAGGAAAGGTGATCTGGCACCTTTGGGTCATGTCATTAGTGGGGAGTTTGTTTGAAATGGCAGCGGCTACACACAGCAACTTTCGTAAGCATCTGCCTCTGTATAATTGTCCCTGAAGCATTTCCACTTGGAACACACCCATGATGTTTGTGGTGCAAAAGACAAGTTATCAAAGACACAGTGTACTTGTCCTTTGGGAAATTACATGTCTACAAGATAAGAAATACATCCGGGATGCCTCCTGTTGGGCTGTTGGTCCCCTAGTGGATCTTTATGAAGGCAGGTAGAAACAATGCAGCCAGTTGTCTCTGCCGATTTGACATTTGGTAGCTGGGTCCTTCCTGCTGTCCCCGCCTCCCGAGTAATTAGAGCAGCCACTGTGGTAGTGGTGTAAGTGAATGCACTCTTTGTGGCATCCTGACTGGCTTAGCAGAGTGTTGGAGTTCTCTGCTGCAAGATGATGCAGCGTAAGCACTTCCGGGCAACTATAATCAGATTGGAACCCACCGACCCTTCACCCGGAAGACCGTACCCCAGGCCCAGACAGGAAGCAGCAGGGACCTCAGTTGGGCTTGCTCTGCTGACAGCAGCAGAATTAATCTCCCCAGGGCCTGCAGGACATGATTCATAATTACCTTGGGAACCTCACAGTATAAGACAGACAATAGTTGcctgtgtcttagtctgttttttgaTGGCTGTAActgcatacctgagactgggtaatttatgaagaaaagtggtttatttcttacagttatagaggctgggaaggccaagggcatggtgccagcatctgctgggcttctggtgagggcctcctgCTGCATCAGAACATGGCGAAGGCATCACAGGGCAAGAGGGGCACATGAGAGAGAGCCAAGCTGCCTTTTTATAACACTCTTGTGATAACTAGCCCACTCCTGTGGTAACCCATTAATCCAGGAATGGGCTAATCCgttcatgaggacagagccttCATGACCCAATTACCTCTTAACGGCCCCaactcttaatactgttacattggggattaagtttctatatgaatttcaaaccatagcattccagCCCTGGACCCCCGaaactcatgtccttctcatatacaaatatattaatttggTCCCCATATCCCCAAAGACTTAACACGTTGCAGTCCTAGCTCAAAAGTTCAAAGTCCAGAATTTCATCTGAATCAGACGAGACTCACAGCATGATTCATCTCAAGCTTAATTTCCTtccagctgtgagcctgtgaaaCTAAACAAGTTATCCACTTTCAAAAAATAGGGGCTGTCCCTGGCCCCTAAAAACATCAgctggtggccaggcacagtggctcatgcctgaaatcccagcattctgggaggctgaggcaggatgaatacttgaggccagaagttcaataccagcctgggcaacaatgtgagacccccatctctacataagattttaaaattagccaggcatggtggtgcatgcctgtaatcccaactacttgggaggctgaggccggaggatcacttgagcccaggaggtcaaggctgcagtgagctatgattgcataactgcatgccagcctggccaagagagtgagaccctgtctctaaagaaaaaagcaaaaacaacaaaagagtCAGCCCAAATGATATAgtctggatatttgtccctgcccaaatctcatgttaaattgtaatccccagtgttggaggtagggcctggtgggaggtgtttgggtcgtggggacagatccctcacagcttggtgctgtcctcatgatagtgaatgagttctctcgagatctggttgttgtaaAGTGTGGGAGCGCCACTCcaccctctctcttgctcctgcttcctccatgtgacatgcctgctccagctttgctttccaccatgacgaaaagctccctgaggcctccccagaagccaagctgAGGCTGGCATCATGCTTGTAcggcctgcagaaccgtgagccaattaaacttcttttcttggctgggcgcggtggctcacacctgtaatcccagcactttgggaggccaaggagggtggatcatctgagatcaggagttcgagaccagcctggccaacatgtcaaaaccccgtgtctactgaaaatacaaaaattagctgggtgtgttggtgggtgcctataatcccagctactcttttgggaggcttaggtaggagaatcgcttgaacccaggaggcggaggttgcagtgaactgaaattgggccgctgcactccagcctcagagacagagtgagactccatctcaaaaaaaaaaaaaaacttattttctttataaattacccaacctcaggtatttctttatagcaatggaaGAATGGCCTCATGTACCAAGCATTCACCC contains these protein-coding regions:
- the EIF4EBP1 gene encoding eukaryotic translation initiation factor 4E-binding protein 1 isoform X2 is translated as MSGGSSCSQTPSRAIPATRRVVLGDGVQLPPGDYSTTPGGTLFSTTPGGTRIIYDRKFLMECRNSPVTKTPPRDLPTIPGVTSPSSDEPPMEASQSHLRNSPEDKRAGGEESQFEMDI